One Herbaspirillum rubrisubalbicans genomic window carries:
- a CDS encoding amino acid ABC transporter permease, with amino-acid sequence MAYQFDFLSTLDYSDVIVKGVATTIELIAIGGVLGVAVGIFGAWARTQGPGWLKPIVSGYVEIIRNTPFLVQLFFIFFGLPSLDIHISEMQAAILAMVINLGAYSTEIIRAGVQAIPRGQIEAAQSLSMSRSQIFRHIILRPALQKIWPALSSQVVIVMLGSAVCSQIAVEELSFAANYIQGRNFRAFEAYIVATAIYLVLSILLRQLLRLIGHYFITARRNA; translated from the coding sequence ATGGCTTATCAATTCGACTTCCTTTCCACCCTTGACTACAGCGACGTCATCGTCAAGGGTGTGGCCACCACCATCGAGCTCATCGCCATCGGCGGAGTGCTGGGTGTGGCCGTGGGCATCTTCGGTGCCTGGGCGCGCACGCAGGGACCGGGCTGGCTCAAGCCCATCGTCAGCGGCTATGTGGAGATCATCCGCAATACGCCCTTCCTGGTGCAATTGTTCTTCATCTTCTTCGGCCTGCCTTCGCTGGACATCCACATCAGCGAAATGCAAGCCGCGATCCTGGCCATGGTGATCAACCTGGGCGCCTACAGCACCGAAATCATCCGGGCCGGCGTGCAGGCCATCCCGCGCGGCCAGATCGAGGCGGCGCAATCACTGTCGATGTCGCGTTCGCAGATCTTCCGTCACATCATCCTGCGCCCGGCATTGCAGAAGATCTGGCCGGCGCTATCCTCGCAGGTGGTCATCGTCATGCTGGGCTCGGCGGTGTGTTCGCAGATCGCGGTGGAAGAGTTGTCCTTCGCGGCCAACTACATCCAGGGCCGCAACTTCCGCGCCTTCGAAGCCTATATCGTGGCCACCGCCATCTACCTGGTGCTGTCCATCCTGCTGCGTCAGTTGCTGCGCCTGATCGGCCACTACTTCATCACCGCCCGGAGGAATGCATGA
- a CDS encoding GntR family transcriptional regulator codes for MSTNSSVKSSSQIAIRITEAILAKQLAPGTRLGEQQLADLFGVSRTQVREALTHLMARGIVTVSARRGWYVIEPTPEQAREAFEARRVIELGLLRQARVRPIGSEAIRQLREHIAREEAAIAGADVGVRSYLLGDFHVCLCECLGNSLLSETLRDLTARTTLTAMLHQSSEQAEDSCSEHVLIVEALERGDLEQAEQLMHTHLQHVESGLNQVRSSDPLEPLRQALASVTRQGAAVGTETKRQASKGPQ; via the coding sequence ATGAGCACCAATTCTTCCGTCAAGTCGTCGTCGCAGATTGCGATCCGCATCACCGAGGCCATCCTCGCCAAGCAATTGGCACCGGGGACGCGCCTGGGCGAGCAGCAACTGGCCGACCTGTTCGGCGTCTCGCGTACCCAGGTGCGCGAAGCGCTGACGCACTTGATGGCGCGCGGCATCGTCACCGTCAGTGCGCGACGCGGCTGGTATGTCATCGAACCCACGCCCGAACAGGCGCGCGAAGCCTTCGAGGCGCGCCGCGTGATCGAACTGGGTCTGCTGCGCCAGGCGCGCGTGCGGCCCATCGGCAGCGAGGCGATCCGCCAGTTGCGCGAGCACATCGCCCGCGAAGAAGCGGCCATCGCCGGAGCTGACGTGGGGGTACGCAGTTACCTGCTGGGTGACTTTCATGTCTGCCTGTGCGAATGCCTGGGCAACTCGCTGCTTTCGGAAACCCTGCGCGACCTGACCGCCCGCACCACGCTCACTGCGATGCTGCACCAGTCGTCGGAACAGGCTGAGGATTCGTGTTCGGAACATGTATTGATCGTCGAGGCGCTGGAACGCGGCGATCTGGAACAGGCTGAGCAACTGATGCACACCCACCTGCAACATGTGGAATCAGGGCTCAACCAGGTGCGCAGCAGCGATCCGCTGGAACCGCTGCGGCAGGCGCTGGCTTCGGTCACGCGGCAGGGGGCTGCGGTCGGGACCGAAACCAAGCGCCAGGCAAGCAAAGGGCCGCAGTAA
- a CDS encoding ceramidase domain-containing protein, which yields MAAFSFLPLFAHTMNASLFAPVDLYCERLSPAFWAEPVNALSNLGFFVAAFCAWRLLKSYSAPTSRSAWILTLMIAVIGIGSFLFHTVAERWALLADVIPISFYQLLFLAFYLRQVARLSLPGVGAWVIAFFAISYGVSTLPDQWLNGSLSSYGSAWLFIAGLGVYHWRSGKQEPQALLLAVAVFSLSLLFRSADMAVCKYLSIGTHMFWHLSNSIVLYLTTRAFIVNLRPSQRPGPV from the coding sequence ATGGCAGCGTTTTCTTTCTTGCCCCTCTTTGCGCACACCATGAATGCCTCGCTGTTTGCCCCGGTGGATCTGTACTGTGAACGACTCAGCCCCGCATTCTGGGCCGAGCCTGTCAATGCCTTGTCGAACCTGGGTTTCTTCGTCGCCGCCTTTTGTGCGTGGCGCTTGCTCAAGTCATACAGTGCGCCCACTTCCCGCAGCGCATGGATATTGACGCTGATGATCGCCGTGATCGGCATCGGCAGTTTCCTCTTCCATACCGTTGCCGAGCGCTGGGCCTTGCTGGCCGATGTCATTCCCATCTCGTTCTACCAGCTACTGTTCCTGGCGTTCTATTTGCGCCAGGTGGCGCGGCTTTCCTTGCCGGGGGTGGGGGCGTGGGTGATCGCTTTCTTCGCCATTTCCTACGGGGTCAGCACCTTGCCTGATCAATGGCTCAATGGCTCGCTGTCCTCGTATGGTTCGGCCTGGCTGTTCATTGCCGGCCTCGGTGTGTATCACTGGCGCAGCGGCAAGCAGGAACCGCAGGCATTGTTGCTGGCCGTGGCGGTGTTCAGTCTGTCCCTGTTGTTCCGCTCGGCCGATATGGCGGTGTGCAAATATCTCAGCATCGGTACACACATGTTCTGGCATCTCTCCAACAGTATCGTGCTGTACCTCACCACCCGCGCTTTCATTGTGAATCTGCGTCCTTCGCAGCGGCCTGGCCCGGTGTGA
- a CDS encoding transporter substrate-binding domain-containing protein has translation MKLTKLLLGLLAGAMMFSASVAHADALDDIQKHGTLRVAVPADFPPFGSVDSDLKPQGLDIDVAGLIAKKLGVKVELVPVSSANRIPYLTTRKVDLVISSMGKNAEREKVIDFTAAYAPFFNGVFGPADLPVKSAADLAGKTIAVTRGSVEDLELSKIVPASATVKRYEDNNSTISSFLSGQVQLVATGNVVAAAIIAKNPPKKPETKFLIKDSPCFIGLNKGEKKLQDKVDAILAEAKKDGSLNAISQKWLGLPLPAGL, from the coding sequence ATGAAACTGACCAAACTCCTGCTCGGCCTGCTGGCCGGCGCCATGATGTTCTCTGCTTCGGTGGCCCACGCCGACGCTCTGGACGATATCCAGAAGCACGGCACGCTGCGCGTGGCGGTGCCGGCGGATTTCCCGCCGTTCGGCTCGGTCGATAGCGACCTCAAACCGCAGGGCCTGGACATCGACGTGGCCGGCCTGATTGCCAAGAAGCTGGGCGTGAAGGTCGAACTGGTCCCGGTCTCCAGCGCCAACCGCATTCCCTACCTGACCACCAGGAAGGTCGACCTGGTCATCTCCAGCATGGGCAAGAACGCCGAGCGTGAAAAGGTGATCGATTTCACCGCCGCTTATGCCCCCTTCTTCAATGGCGTGTTCGGCCCAGCCGACCTGCCGGTCAAGAGCGCGGCCGACCTGGCCGGCAAGACCATTGCGGTGACCCGTGGCTCCGTGGAAGATCTGGAACTGAGCAAGATCGTACCGGCCTCGGCCACCGTGAAGCGCTACGAAGACAACAACAGCACCATCAGCTCCTTCCTCTCCGGCCAGGTGCAACTGGTAGCTACCGGCAACGTGGTGGCCGCAGCCATCATCGCCAAGAACCCGCCCAAGAAGCCGGAAACCAAGTTCCTGATCAAGGATTCGCCTTGCTTCATCGGCTTGAACAAGGGTGAGAAGAAGCTGCAGGACAAGGTCGACGCCATCCTGGCCGAGGCCAAGAAGGATGGCAGCCTCAACGCCATCTCGCAGAAGTGGCTGGGCCTGCCGCTGCCGGCTGGCCTGTAA
- a CDS encoding CYTH and CHAD domain-containing protein, giving the protein METELKLLLAPEHTKAFIRHPLLKRHALAAPRIKDQTGTYFDTPELLLRRHEAGLRVRRTGNEYIQTLKAGGGVSGGLHQRNEWESLVAGEQPDLPVLRELAASDEAWAKKVFSDATAARLTAIFSTRIQRMVWDLKLDDGTEVECVLDQGLVEHGALQVEVCEIELELKSGQAASLFDFALQLLQDLPLRIGIQSKAQRGYALFHQARRGDAAASSSASRAKPLLLTRKMPLEQAFLAVVSNCLEQIQANDIADQDSGDIERLHQMRVGLRRLRSAFTLFHEVIALPAALSAQFDWAAEAIGVARDWDVLATQTLSALPAAEIDSIDLERVRKAALIEAGKEHAQAVQAVASPRYTALVLQFSRWLLQAGWREGLDEHGLQTLTQPLSRFAHQMLRRDEKRLNKRGEHLEDSDRARHRTRIAAKKMRYDIEFFLALYGEKSSRPYLKALSRLQDQLGLQNDLVVADALLQQLQHKHTRLAPSIGYARGYLAGQMRDGHERTRRLWKKWKAQELPQ; this is encoded by the coding sequence ATGGAAACCGAACTGAAACTGCTGCTCGCCCCCGAGCATACCAAGGCCTTCATCCGTCATCCCCTGCTCAAGCGCCACGCCTTGGCGGCGCCGCGCATCAAGGACCAGACCGGCACCTACTTCGACACACCCGAGCTGCTGCTGCGGCGTCATGAGGCCGGCCTGCGCGTACGGCGCACCGGCAATGAATACATCCAGACCCTCAAGGCCGGCGGCGGGGTGAGCGGCGGGCTGCACCAGCGCAATGAATGGGAGTCGCTGGTGGCGGGCGAACAGCCCGACCTGCCGGTACTGCGCGAGCTGGCCGCCAGCGATGAAGCCTGGGCCAAGAAAGTATTTTCGGATGCCACCGCGGCCCGCTTGACAGCCATTTTCAGCACCCGCATCCAGCGCATGGTGTGGGATCTGAAACTGGACGATGGCACAGAAGTGGAATGCGTCCTCGATCAGGGCCTGGTCGAACATGGCGCACTGCAGGTAGAGGTGTGCGAAATCGAGCTGGAACTCAAGAGTGGCCAGGCCGCTTCCTTGTTCGACTTCGCCCTGCAACTGCTGCAAGACCTGCCACTGCGCATCGGCATCCAAAGCAAGGCGCAGCGTGGCTATGCCCTGTTCCACCAAGCGCGCCGTGGCGACGCCGCCGCCAGCTCCTCGGCCAGCCGCGCCAAGCCCTTGCTGCTCACCCGCAAGATGCCGCTGGAGCAGGCGTTCCTGGCGGTGGTCAGCAATTGCCTGGAGCAGATCCAGGCCAATGACATCGCCGATCAGGACAGCGGCGACATCGAGCGCCTGCACCAGATGCGGGTCGGCCTGCGCCGGCTGCGCTCGGCCTTCACGCTGTTCCATGAGGTGATCGCCCTGCCTGCCGCACTGTCGGCCCAATTCGACTGGGCGGCGGAGGCGATCGGCGTGGCGCGCGACTGGGATGTGCTGGCCACGCAAACCCTGTCGGCATTGCCGGCGGCCGAGATCGATTCGATCGACCTGGAACGGGTGCGCAAGGCAGCCTTGATCGAAGCCGGCAAGGAACACGCGCAGGCAGTGCAGGCCGTGGCCTCGCCGCGCTACACCGCACTGGTGCTGCAGTTCAGCCGCTGGCTGTTGCAGGCGGGCTGGCGCGAGGGACTCGATGAGCACGGATTGCAAACGCTGACGCAACCGTTGTCGCGCTTTGCACACCAGATGCTGCGTCGGGATGAAAAGCGGCTCAACAAGCGCGGCGAACATCTGGAAGACAGCGACCGCGCCCGCCACCGCACCCGCATCGCCGCCAAGAAGATGCGCTATGACATCGAGTTCTTCCTGGCCCTGTATGGCGAGAAGAGCAGCCGCCCCTATCTGAAGGCCTTGTCCCGCCTGCAGGACCAACTGGGCCTGCAAAATGACCTGGTGGTAGCCGATGCCTTGTTGCAACAACTGCAGCACAAGCACACCAGGCTCGCCCCCAGCATCGGTTATGCGCGCGGCTATCTGGCCGGGCAGATGCGCGATGGTCACGAGCGCACGCGGCGCCTGTGGAAAAAATGGAAGGCGCAGGAATTGCCACAATGA
- a CDS encoding AraC family transcriptional regulator — translation MTTLYASLIEHDPDRLSAAVTALRVYTNHNERETPLHSHRKGQLVVALHGAVTCETTQGMWIVPPQSAVWIPPGVPHSNRVTPDGQLCFLFIAPHATSLPDHCCTLALTPLLVQMICHLAELPQDYAPHERTARLAAVLVEELESSQRHVLPLHLPMPQHWRLREIARHLSEHPADRSTVAEWGQRHAMSERSFARFVQAETGMSFGRWRRQIHLMLALQRLASGSSVQRVSQDLGYDSVSAFITMFKKTLGKPPARYMAQRQAPPAPTPAARSAAPYFQPLRPTSWKPN, via the coding sequence ATGACCACCCTCTATGCCAGCCTGATCGAGCACGACCCGGATCGCCTGAGCGCGGCGGTGACTGCCCTGCGCGTCTACACCAACCATAACGAGCGCGAGACACCGCTGCACAGCCATCGCAAGGGCCAGTTGGTGGTGGCGCTGCATGGCGCGGTTACCTGCGAGACGACCCAAGGCATGTGGATCGTGCCGCCGCAATCGGCGGTATGGATTCCGCCGGGCGTGCCGCACAGCAACCGGGTCACGCCCGATGGTCAGTTGTGTTTCCTGTTCATCGCCCCGCACGCGACCAGCCTGCCCGACCACTGCTGCACCCTGGCCCTGACGCCGCTGTTGGTGCAGATGATCTGCCACCTGGCCGAGCTGCCGCAGGACTATGCACCGCATGAGCGCACCGCGCGCCTGGCAGCGGTGCTGGTGGAAGAACTGGAAAGCAGCCAGCGTCACGTCCTGCCCTTGCACCTGCCCATGCCGCAACATTGGCGCCTGCGCGAGATCGCCCGGCATCTCAGCGAGCATCCGGCTGACCGCAGCACGGTGGCCGAGTGGGGCCAGCGTCATGCCATGAGCGAGCGTAGTTTTGCACGCTTCGTGCAAGCCGAAACCGGCATGAGCTTCGGTCGCTGGCGACGCCAGATCCATCTGATGCTGGCCCTGCAGCGACTGGCCTCGGGCAGCTCGGTGCAGCGCGTGTCGCAAGACCTGGGTTACGACTCGGTCAGCGCCTTTATCACCATGTTCAAGAAAACCCTGGGCAAACCGCCGGCGCGCTACATGGCGCAGCGCCAGGCCCCTCCCGCGCCCACGCCCGCCGCCCGCAGCGCGGCACCCTACTTCCAACCGCTACGGCCCACCTCATGGAAACCGAACTGA
- a CDS encoding MFS transporter has protein sequence MHATDTRPHSVSPASRSLWLIAGILLIAANLRAPVTAVGPVIGLLQRSFALSAGAAGLMLTLPLLCFALVSPLAARLARGLGLERTLLLALLLIAGGIALRSAGSVAALLLGTCVIGCGIAGGNVLLPSLLKRDFPDDLTRMTAIYALTMGGASALGSVCAVPLAAALGWAWALAAFIALPLVALLAWLPQLRRDTRPAAPPPRAASMWRQPLAWQVTFFLGTNSLVYYVVTAWLPSILAANGDSPLQAGNLHGLMQLASALPGLLLVPLGPRLRDHRPVAVGMSAATVLSLIGLIAWPQASIVWVPLFGFGTGAVLILGLAFVGTRVSTPPQAAALSAMAQSVGYLLAATGPIVMGRLHDASGGWTAVLALCAGGAALMGLLGWLAGRPGRVIKADALASTKST, from the coding sequence ATGCACGCCACCGACACCCGTCCCCACTCCGTGAGCCCCGCCAGCCGCAGCCTGTGGTTGATCGCCGGCATCCTGCTGATTGCAGCCAACCTGCGCGCCCCGGTGACGGCGGTGGGGCCGGTCATCGGCCTCTTGCAGCGGAGCTTCGCGCTGTCGGCGGGGGCAGCCGGCCTGATGCTGACCCTGCCGCTGCTCTGCTTCGCCCTGGTCTCGCCGCTGGCGGCTCGGTTGGCGCGTGGCCTAGGGCTGGAGCGCACGCTGCTGCTGGCCTTGCTGTTGATTGCGGGCGGCATCGCGCTGCGTTCTGCCGGCTCGGTGGCAGCTTTGCTGCTGGGCACGTGCGTGATCGGTTGCGGCATCGCGGGCGGCAACGTGCTCTTGCCCAGTTTGCTCAAGCGCGATTTTCCCGATGATTTGACCCGCATGACCGCCATCTATGCCCTCACCATGGGCGGCGCCTCCGCCCTGGGTTCGGTCTGTGCCGTACCACTGGCCGCAGCACTGGGTTGGGCCTGGGCCTTGGCGGCCTTCATCGCATTGCCGTTGGTGGCGCTGCTGGCGTGGCTGCCGCAATTGCGGCGCGACACCCGTCCCGCTGCGCCACCGCCGCGCGCCGCATCGATGTGGCGCCAGCCGCTGGCCTGGCAGGTGACTTTCTTCCTCGGCACCAATTCGCTGGTGTATTACGTGGTCACGGCCTGGTTGCCTTCCATTCTCGCCGCCAATGGCGATAGCCCGCTGCAGGCCGGCAACCTGCATGGGCTGATGCAACTGGCCTCGGCCTTGCCGGGCCTGCTGCTGGTACCACTGGGTCCGCGCCTGCGCGATCATCGACCGGTCGCAGTCGGTATGTCGGCGGCCACTGTCCTGAGTCTGATCGGTCTGATTGCCTGGCCGCAGGCTTCCATCGTGTGGGTACCGCTGTTCGGATTTGGCACGGGCGCGGTGCTGATCCTTGGGCTGGCCTTCGTCGGCACGCGGGTCTCGACTCCGCCGCAGGCAGCGGCCTTGTCGGCCATGGCGCAAAGCGTGGGATACCTGCTGGCCGCAACTGGCCCTATCGTGATGGGTCGCCTGCATGATGCCAGCGGCGGCTGGACTGCGGTGCTTGCCTTGTGTGCGGGCGGGGCGGCGTTGATGGGGCTGTTGGGATGGTTGGCGGGTCGGCCGGGCAGAGTGATCAAGGCGGACGCACTGGCAAGCACAAAGTCGACCTGA
- a CDS encoding AraC family transcriptional regulator, whose amino-acid sequence MVFADTDHHFGKHTHEQFGVGLILRGAQKSASQCGVVEATAGDIITVNPEEVHDGTPLGEGGRAWQMLYLDVAVVQATVADLNETGPRTCMEFPQPRRRDPALTRIFRHHVQAVTRSSSDWTLPGDESLLLLLQALLRPACPKPGYADLRAITRAKSWINEQPAHAWTLAELAREADLSRFQFIRHFDRATGLTPHAYIVQRRIHLARQMIRQGCSLRDVAASCGFADQSHMTRQFVRSFGLSPGAYARAVSGARQSLQFPSRLGRACRSS is encoded by the coding sequence ATGGTGTTTGCGGACACCGACCACCATTTTGGCAAGCACACCCATGAGCAGTTCGGTGTGGGACTCATCTTGCGGGGTGCTCAGAAATCGGCGAGTCAATGTGGCGTGGTGGAAGCTACCGCGGGCGATATCATCACAGTCAACCCGGAAGAAGTGCATGACGGTACCCCTCTGGGAGAGGGGGGCCGCGCATGGCAGATGCTCTATCTTGACGTGGCAGTGGTGCAAGCGACTGTCGCCGATCTGAACGAAACCGGCCCTCGTACGTGCATGGAGTTCCCGCAACCACGCAGACGCGATCCCGCGCTGACCAGGATTTTTCGGCACCATGTCCAGGCCGTCACCCGATCGTCCTCAGATTGGACTTTGCCAGGCGATGAAAGCCTGCTGTTGCTGCTCCAGGCCCTCTTACGGCCGGCTTGTCCCAAGCCAGGTTACGCAGACTTGAGGGCCATCACGCGGGCCAAATCCTGGATCAATGAACAGCCTGCCCATGCCTGGACGCTGGCCGAACTGGCCCGCGAGGCAGATCTCAGCCGGTTTCAATTCATCAGGCATTTCGACCGCGCCACCGGTCTGACCCCTCATGCCTACATCGTGCAAAGACGCATCCATCTAGCGCGGCAGATGATCCGGCAGGGTTGCAGCTTGCGGGACGTTGCGGCCTCCTGCGGCTTTGCCGATCAAAGTCACATGACACGTCAATTCGTCCGCAGCTTCGGGCTGTCGCCAGGGGCCTATGCAAGGGCGGTATCAGGCGCTCGGCAAAGCCTGCAATTTCCTTCAAGACTTGGCCGTGCGTGCAGGTCATCATGA
- a CDS encoding amino acid ABC transporter ATP-binding protein: MPLIAIDNVKKRFGDNEVLKGINLDVEPGEVIAIIGKSGSGKSTLLRCINGLESIDEGNISVAGAKLGASELELRNLRLKVGMIFQQFNLFPHLSVGRNVMIAPMIVKGTSEAEAMATAKANLEKVGLGHKFDAYPDQLSGGQQQRVAIARALSMSPQALLCDEITSALDPELVNEVLTVMRGLAKEGMTLLMVTHEMRFAREVCNRLVFMHQGKVHEIGPPEELFGNPKTPELQQFIGMTQGA, encoded by the coding sequence ATGCCGCTCATCGCCATTGACAACGTCAAGAAACGCTTCGGCGACAACGAAGTCCTCAAGGGCATCAACCTGGACGTCGAACCGGGTGAAGTGATCGCCATCATCGGCAAGAGCGGCTCGGGCAAGTCCACCCTCCTGCGCTGCATCAACGGACTGGAAAGCATCGACGAAGGCAACATCAGCGTGGCCGGCGCCAAGCTGGGAGCAAGCGAACTGGAATTGCGCAACCTGCGCCTGAAGGTCGGCATGATCTTCCAGCAGTTCAACCTGTTCCCGCACCTCTCGGTGGGCCGCAACGTAATGATTGCGCCCATGATCGTCAAGGGCACGTCCGAAGCCGAGGCCATGGCTACTGCCAAGGCCAACCTGGAGAAGGTCGGCCTGGGTCACAAGTTCGACGCTTATCCCGACCAGCTCTCCGGCGGCCAGCAGCAACGCGTGGCCATTGCGCGCGCGCTGTCGATGAGCCCGCAGGCCCTGCTGTGCGACGAAATCACCTCGGCGCTGGACCCGGAACTGGTCAATGAAGTACTGACCGTCATGCGCGGCCTGGCCAAGGAAGGCATGACGCTGTTGATGGTCACGCACGAAATGCGCTTCGCCCGCGAAGTCTGCAACCGGCTGGTGTTCATGCACCAGGGCAAGGTCCATGAGATCGGCCCGCCGGAAGAATTGTTCGGCAATCCCAAGACGCCTGAACTGCAGCAGTTCATCGGGATGACGCAGGGGGCCTGA
- a CDS encoding amino acid ABC transporter permease has product MISFTTWDIVRNLMLAWRWTILLSLVTFLLGGTLGLVILFMRTSRQNWIRQIARLYIELFQGTPLLMQLFLVFFGIALFGIEVPAWLAAGLALTCWAASYLAEIWRGCVEAIPKGQWEASSVLAMGYFQQMRYIVLPQAFRIAIAPTVGFGVQIIKSTAVTSIIGFIELSKAGTVITNATFRPFTVFAIVGALYFVLCWPLSKYSQSLERKYNAAHRH; this is encoded by the coding sequence ATGATTTCCTTTACCACCTGGGACATCGTCCGCAACCTCATGCTGGCATGGCGCTGGACCATTCTCCTGTCGCTGGTCACCTTCCTGCTCGGCGGCACGCTGGGCCTGGTGATCTTGTTCATGCGGACCTCGCGCCAGAACTGGATACGCCAGATTGCTCGGCTCTACATCGAACTGTTCCAGGGCACGCCGCTGCTGATGCAGTTGTTCCTGGTCTTCTTCGGCATCGCCCTGTTCGGCATCGAAGTGCCGGCCTGGCTGGCGGCCGGTCTGGCGCTGACATGCTGGGCCGCTTCGTATCTGGCCGAGATCTGGCGCGGCTGCGTGGAAGCCATTCCCAAGGGGCAGTGGGAAGCCTCCTCGGTACTGGCCATGGGCTACTTCCAACAGATGCGCTACATCGTGCTACCGCAGGCCTTTCGTATTGCCATTGCACCGACGGTGGGATTTGGCGTGCAGATCATCAAGTCCACCGCAGTGACTTCGATCATCGGCTTCATCGAGTTGTCCAAGGCCGGTACCGTCATCACCAATGCCACCTTCCGCCCCTTCACGGTATTTGCCATCGTGGGTGCCCTCTACTTCGTGCTGTGCTGGCCGCTGTCCAAGTACAGCCAGTCTTTAGAAAGGAAATACAATGCCGCTCATCGCCATTGA
- a CDS encoding LysE family translocator, with protein MQVIMILPRAAAGHRPQQPSSTLGGAGMHTEFLITSLIVVASPGTGALVTLNAGLSHGTRAAMVAATGCTLGIIPHMLLAITGLATVLHSSPFCFELIQYAGVLYLLRMAWLVMKEKNLLSVERVQRPQTYYEIIQNAVLVNFLNPKLSIFFLAFLPQFIRSDDISPMWSMLSMSLVFMAMTLAIFALYGWFAAAVRDRVLRSHRAMLWLRRTFAAAFVVLGVRLALAQR; from the coding sequence GTGCAGGTCATCATGATCCTTCCACGGGCTGCTGCCGGCCATCGCCCGCAGCAGCCTTCATCTACCTTGGGAGGCGCTGGCATGCACACGGAATTCCTGATCACATCGCTCATCGTCGTGGCTTCTCCCGGAACCGGGGCGCTGGTGACCTTGAACGCCGGGCTTTCCCATGGCACGCGGGCGGCCATGGTGGCGGCAACGGGCTGCACCCTGGGTATCATTCCCCACATGTTGCTGGCCATCACCGGGCTGGCCACGGTCTTGCACAGTAGCCCCTTCTGTTTCGAGTTGATCCAGTATGCGGGCGTACTGTATTTGCTTCGCATGGCCTGGTTGGTCATGAAGGAAAAGAATCTGCTGAGCGTCGAGCGCGTGCAGCGGCCGCAGACCTATTACGAGATCATCCAGAATGCGGTGCTGGTCAACTTTCTCAACCCAAAGCTCTCGATCTTTTTCCTCGCTTTTCTGCCGCAGTTCATCCGTAGCGACGATATCTCTCCCATGTGGTCCATGCTGTCCATGTCGCTGGTGTTCATGGCCATGACCCTGGCGATCTTCGCCCTCTACGGATGGTTCGCTGCCGCCGTGCGCGACCGCGTTCTGCGCAGTCACAGAGCAATGCTTTGGTTGCGCCGCACTTTCGCCGCCGCCTTTGTCGTCCTGGGCGTGAGGCTGGCGCTGGCGCAGCGATGA
- a CDS encoding alpha/beta hydrolase: protein MLTFELDPHLLFAERSRQFAGWGIPWPVIRRVRSRITDCWHEGPGGWCREWIQEAEAAERKGRFLLASMLYGAARFPCVATPLRAYALQRQVACFERAAPGFPVHFERRYLTCSDSNALTAPVHLYTPRRAEELPLVLLSGGVDTGKMELHRLACLLCRAGRFRVAAMDMPGTAESGVALTADSHQLYQHWLDALAPSGRKAVLGVSFGGHWAAKLALLEAMDAAVDLGGPTVVFDSGSAFVHTLPNGMPGIIASALGFTRMPDEQSLAALMRPFSLRRQGLLERSGSIPTLVINGERDQYIPQEDSTVLAHRPGHQVWLMRGMSHCAAEGLPRILPAMVAWLRLQLYGSTRTTRALMSLAELVLPPRIAPDALRR, encoded by the coding sequence ATGCTGACTTTCGAACTTGATCCCCATCTGCTGTTCGCCGAACGCAGCCGGCAATTTGCCGGTTGGGGCATCCCATGGCCGGTGATCCGGCGTGTACGGTCGCGCATCACCGATTGCTGGCATGAAGGACCTGGCGGATGGTGCCGTGAATGGATTCAGGAGGCCGAGGCGGCGGAGCGCAAAGGACGTTTTCTGCTGGCATCGATGCTGTATGGCGCAGCCCGTTTTCCCTGCGTGGCCACACCGTTGCGGGCGTATGCCCTCCAGCGGCAGGTGGCGTGTTTCGAGCGCGCGGCACCGGGATTTCCAGTGCACTTCGAGCGCCGATACCTGACGTGCAGCGACAGCAACGCATTGACCGCGCCGGTCCATCTCTACACGCCACGGCGCGCAGAAGAGCTGCCACTGGTGCTGCTCTCGGGAGGTGTCGATACCGGCAAGATGGAATTGCACCGCCTCGCCTGCCTGCTGTGCCGGGCAGGCCGCTTCCGTGTCGCCGCCATGGACATGCCTGGCACCGCAGAGAGCGGCGTCGCCCTCACTGCCGACTCCCATCAGCTGTACCAACACTGGCTCGACGCACTCGCCCCATCAGGACGCAAAGCCGTGCTGGGCGTCAGCTTCGGCGGACACTGGGCGGCCAAACTGGCGCTGCTGGAGGCCATGGACGCCGCCGTCGATCTCGGCGGCCCTACCGTGGTCTTCGACTCGGGCAGTGCATTCGTCCACACGCTGCCCAATGGCATGCCGGGCATCATCGCCAGCGCGCTCGGGTTCACCCGGATGCCCGACGAACAGAGCCTGGCCGCGCTGATGCGGCCGTTCTCGCTGCGCCGCCAGGGCTTGCTGGAGCGCTCGGGAAGCATTCCGACCCTGGTGATCAACGGGGAGCGCGACCAATATATTCCTCAGGAAGACAGCACCGTGCTGGCACATCGCCCCGGTCACCAGGTCTGGCTCATGCGCGGCATGAGCCACTGCGCTGCCGAAGGCTTGCCCCGCATCCTGCCGGCCATGGTGGCCTGGCTCAGGCTGCAGCTATACGGCAGTACCCGCACCACGCGCGCCCTCATGTCTCTCGCCGAGCTGGTATTGCCGCCCCGCATAGCGCCGGACGCGCTTCGGCGATGA